One Staphylococcus ratti DNA segment encodes these proteins:
- a CDS encoding cyclase family protein, translated as MTYPLWDQLQTLKSHTWVDLTHTFNAHSPHFSAFEGAHVETPFNVKQDGFFVQEWRFVTQYGTHIDAPIHFVDNTRYLHELNLKELVLPLIVLNFSEAVEKDPDFILTRHHIEKWEALNGPIEPDTFVAFRSDWSKRWPNVEKFENKDSDGQQHLPGWGLDALKYLIEERHVKAIGHETFDTDASIDIRKHGDIIGERYILGQNTYQIELLNHLDQLPERGAVIYHIPPKPDKAPGFPVRSFAIVPNTTLS; from the coding sequence ATGACCTATCCATTATGGGACCAATTACAAACATTGAAATCTCATACATGGGTTGATCTCACGCACACCTTCAATGCACATTCTCCTCACTTTAGTGCATTTGAAGGTGCACATGTTGAGACCCCTTTCAATGTGAAACAAGATGGATTTTTCGTGCAAGAATGGCGTTTTGTGACTCAATACGGCACCCATATAGATGCGCCGATTCATTTTGTCGACAATACACGTTATTTACATGAATTAAATTTAAAAGAACTCGTTTTACCTCTTATTGTTCTTAATTTTTCTGAAGCCGTCGAAAAAGATCCGGACTTTATTCTTACACGCCACCATATTGAAAAGTGGGAAGCCCTTAACGGTCCTATTGAACCAGACACTTTCGTCGCTTTTCGAAGTGATTGGTCTAAACGTTGGCCAAATGTGGAAAAGTTTGAGAATAAAGATAGCGACGGCCAACAACATTTGCCAGGTTGGGGGCTCGATGCACTAAAATATCTGATTGAAGAACGTCATGTTAAAGCGATCGGCCATGAAACGTTTGATACAGATGCCTCTATTGATATTAGAAAGCATGGAGATATTATCGGAGAACGGTACATTTTAGGTCAAAACACTTATCAAATCGAGCTGTTAAACCATTTAGATCAACTTCCCGAACGGGGTGCCGTCATCTATCATATACCACCTAAACCTGATAAAGCACCCGGCTTTCCAGTAAGAAGTTTTGCGATTGTCCCTAATACTACCCTTTCTTAA
- a CDS encoding DUF3923 family protein, producing the protein MLRTSWIVWTIANIFWFVLFISVALFLWFRTVDGTGAVQTPELKLFAITVWAAFFIIPVVIQIIWCLINIVVSQKTKKRAS; encoded by the coding sequence ATGTTACGCACATCTTGGATAGTTTGGACAATTGCTAACATCTTTTGGTTTGTCTTATTTATAAGTGTTGCGCTCTTTTTATGGTTTAGAACCGTCGATGGTACAGGTGCCGTTCAAACACCTGAATTAAAACTCTTTGCCATTACCGTTTGGGCAGCCTTTTTTATCATACCTGTCGTGATACAAATCATTTGGTGTCTTATCAATATAGTAGTTTCCCAAAAAACAAAAAAACGAGCGAGTTAG
- a CDS encoding LysE/ArgO family amino acid transporter translates to MFQSILHGLLLAFGLILPLGAQNVFVFNQGANHKKWSHVLPVVITAGLCDTLLILLAVLGVSLILISFPIIQTTLYIIGLIFLGYMSWSLWREKPASIEEHTPMSAKKQIGFALSVSLLNPHAIMDTIGVIGTSAALYTGTEKVLFTISVIFVSWLWFIILAILGRTVGRIDHSGKIILILNKVSSVIILIVAALILKNLIQLLS, encoded by the coding sequence ATGTTTCAATCTATATTACACGGCTTGCTACTCGCATTTGGGCTTATTCTCCCGTTAGGTGCACAAAATGTGTTTGTGTTTAACCAGGGTGCCAATCATAAAAAGTGGTCACACGTACTTCCGGTCGTTATTACAGCTGGCTTATGTGATACTTTGCTTATCTTACTCGCGGTATTAGGCGTTTCACTTATTTTAATCTCATTTCCAATCATACAAACTACACTTTACATCATTGGTCTCATCTTTTTAGGCTATATGTCTTGGTCTCTTTGGCGTGAAAAACCAGCATCAATAGAGGAACACACACCTATGTCAGCTAAAAAGCAAATTGGTTTTGCGCTGTCTGTTTCTTTGTTAAATCCACACGCCATTATGGATACTATTGGCGTTATCGGAACCAGTGCCGCATTATATACCGGTACTGAAAAAGTTTTATTTACGATTTCAGTCATTTTTGTCTCATGGCTATGGTTTATCATCTTGGCCATTCTTGGTAGAACTGTTGGTCGCATTGACCATTCAGGAAAAATAATTCTCATATTAAACAAAGTTTCTAGCGTCATCATACTTATCGTTGCCGCACTCATCTTGAAAAATCTTATTCAATTGCTTTCGTAA
- a CDS encoding urease accessory protein UreD codes for MAISGWTGELDLTFKHDGTRTINGKTYFQGGLKVLRPSYLNASPHPTMFLINLGGGFVDGDRYRMNIHYEKQAHAVLTNQGATIVFKTMEDCVKQYQTFTLDADSFMEYIGDPIIGYTHAKFFQSNQFKLARTATMFYTDILTPGYDKEGRMFKYDYLHLLNEIYVEDTLVVYDNLRLDTQKNEVAHIGYMEGFTHLGSCFYISPHVNQKCVEAVREVVEKHISETCRIGVTLLPTHGLTVRILAHSTDVINRIIHEVHQFVMATYHEEDAQFLRKY; via the coding sequence ATGGCCATTTCAGGTTGGACAGGGGAACTTGACCTCACATTTAAACATGATGGAACGCGAACGATAAATGGAAAAACATATTTCCAAGGGGGACTTAAAGTGTTACGCCCGTCGTATTTAAATGCCAGCCCTCATCCAACAATGTTTTTGATTAACTTAGGTGGTGGATTTGTTGATGGTGACCGCTACCGTATGAACATTCATTATGAAAAACAAGCACATGCGGTTTTAACGAATCAAGGGGCGACCATTGTATTTAAAACGATGGAAGATTGCGTCAAGCAATACCAAACGTTTACATTAGACGCTGACAGTTTTATGGAGTATATCGGCGATCCAATCATTGGGTATACTCATGCAAAGTTCTTTCAATCTAACCAATTCAAGCTCGCGCGCACTGCGACGATGTTTTATACTGATATTTTAACACCGGGTTACGATAAAGAAGGGCGCATGTTCAAATATGATTACTTACATTTGTTGAATGAAATATATGTTGAAGACACACTCGTAGTATACGATAACTTACGTTTAGATACGCAGAAAAATGAAGTCGCACATATCGGCTATATGGAGGGTTTCACACATTTAGGGTCATGCTTTTATATTAGTCCGCATGTGAATCAAAAATGTGTTGAAGCGGTGCGAGAAGTTGTTGAAAAACATATTAGCGAAACGTGTCGTATTGGTGTGACGCTATTGCCAACTCATGGTTTAACCGTACGTATATTAGCGCATTCTACGGATGTTATTAATCGCATCATTCACGAGGTCCATCAATTTGTTATGGCTACTTATCATGAAGAAGATGCACAATTTTTAAGAAAATATTAG
- the ureG gene encoding urease accessory protein UreG, with the protein MMKPIKIGIGGPVGAGKTQLIEKVVKRLSKEKSIGVITNDIYTKEDEKILVATGVLPEDRIIGVETGGCPHTAIREDASMNFAAIDELMERHHDIELLFIESGGDNLAATFSPELVDFSIYIIDVAQGEKIPRKGGQGMIKSDYFVINKTDLAPHVGASLAQMAEDTKKFRNQRPFAFTNLKTDEGLDDVIEWMRKDVFLEGLA; encoded by the coding sequence ATAATGAAACCTATAAAAATTGGTATTGGGGGGCCTGTTGGTGCAGGGAAAACCCAGCTTATTGAGAAGGTAGTTAAACGATTATCTAAGGAAAAAAGTATCGGTGTCATTACTAACGATATTTATACTAAAGAAGATGAAAAGATTTTAGTTGCTACAGGTGTTTTACCTGAAGATCGCATCATTGGTGTTGAGACGGGAGGCTGTCCACACACAGCTATACGTGAAGATGCTTCAATGAATTTTGCGGCAATTGATGAGTTAATGGAACGTCATCATGATATTGAGCTTCTTTTCATCGAATCAGGTGGCGACAACTTAGCTGCAACATTTAGCCCAGAACTGGTTGACTTCTCAATTTATATTATTGACGTTGCCCAAGGGGAAAAAATCCCACGTAAAGGGGGACAAGGGATGATTAAATCGGACTACTTCGTCATTAACAAAACAGACCTTGCGCCTCATGTAGGTGCCTCTTTAGCACAAATGGCTGAAGATACGAAAAAATTTAGAAATCAGCGTCCTTTTGCGTTTACGAACTTAAAAACTGATGAAGGTCTAGATGATGTCATCGAATGGATGCGTAAAGATGTTTTTCTTGAAGGACTAGCATAA
- a CDS encoding urease accessory protein UreF yields the protein MINQAQLKLFQFCDSQFPTGAFSHSFGLETYIQRNDVHDASSFEAWLKVFLTEQLTYTDGLAMRMTYEAIENEDISAMKRIDQLLFVQNIPRETRVGTKQMGKRMAHLAHTLYENEWLNWYFNEVSDYQLNGHPAVVFTLLGHYLKSSIEQIIDYYLYQNISSLTQNAVRAIPLGQTEGQQIITRMMSFITKTRTSIMNQDKANFGLTAPGIELNQLEHENVNVRIFIS from the coding sequence ATGATTAATCAAGCGCAATTAAAGCTGTTTCAATTTTGTGATTCACAATTTCCGACGGGTGCTTTTAGTCACTCGTTTGGTTTAGAAACATACATTCAACGCAATGATGTGCATGATGCGTCGTCATTTGAAGCGTGGTTAAAGGTATTTTTAACGGAACAACTTACATATACAGATGGCTTAGCTATGCGCATGACGTATGAAGCGATTGAAAATGAAGATATCTCAGCAATGAAACGTATAGACCAATTGTTATTCGTCCAAAACATTCCTAGAGAAACACGCGTAGGGACAAAACAAATGGGAAAACGTATGGCACATCTTGCGCATACACTTTATGAAAATGAGTGGTTAAATTGGTATTTTAATGAGGTGTCCGACTATCAACTGAATGGACATCCTGCTGTAGTGTTTACATTGCTTGGGCATTATCTTAAGAGTTCAATCGAACAAATCATTGATTATTACTTATATCAAAATATATCAAGTTTAACTCAAAATGCAGTACGGGCAATTCCGTTAGGCCAAACAGAAGGCCAACAAATTATCACACGTATGATGTCATTTATTACAAAAACACGTACATCTATTATGAATCAAGATAAGGCGAATTTTGGATTAACTGCGCCTGGCATAGAGTTAAACCAATTAGAACACGAAAATGTGAATGTGAGAATATTCATTTCTTAG
- the ureE gene encoding urease accessory protein UreE, whose amino-acid sequence MIVESIQGNIANLTQEEKQIHIEKVYLENSDLVKRIQRVTSDHGTEIGIRLNQPIDLQYGDILYRDDKNMIIIDVNSEDIIAIQPRTLKEMGDIAHQLGNRHLPAQFTETEMLVQYDYLVEDLLKDLAIPYQREARKVNKAFKHIGHSHD is encoded by the coding sequence ATGATAGTAGAATCTATTCAAGGCAATATCGCAAATCTAACTCAAGAAGAAAAACAAATTCATATTGAAAAGGTATATCTTGAAAATTCAGATCTTGTTAAACGCATACAACGCGTCACATCAGATCATGGGACAGAAATCGGTATTCGTTTAAATCAACCGATTGATTTACAATATGGTGATATTTTATATCGTGATGACAAAAATATGATTATTATCGATGTTAATTCTGAAGATATTATCGCGATACAACCCCGAACACTTAAAGAAATGGGAGATATCGCGCATCAATTAGGGAATCGCCATTTACCCGCTCAATTTACAGAGACGGAAATGCTTGTGCAATATGACTACTTAGTAGAAGATTTATTGAAAGATTTAGCCATTCCATATCAACGTGAAGCTCGAAAAGTGAATAAAGCCTTTAAACATATAGGCCATTCTCATGATTAA
- a CDS encoding carbon starvation protein A: MITFIVCIVLLIVGYFTYGKYIDKMFGPKYNRPTPAHDQRDNVDYVPMKTSSNSLIQLLNIAGVGPIFGPIMGALYGPVAFIWIVVGCIFAGAVHDYLTGMISIRNRGAHLPQLAGKFLGQAMKHVVNIFTLLLLLLTGTVFVTSPALLLHNLMDGRIALGFIIFVIFVYYILSTILPIDKIIGRIYPIFGALLVISALGVGIRLIQTGAPIPELTLQNMHPDQAPIFPLLFFTITCGALSGFHATQSPIISRTTNKEKNARVIFYGMMIAEGIIAMIWAAAAMSLFGSYGGLQNVLAQGEAALVVSKVSTLLLGSVFGTVAILGVIILPITSGDTSFRSARMIIADYINLGQKAISKRFIVAVPLFVVSFLLTQVDFTVLWRYFSWANQTTAAVALWVGTMYLLIAKKNYWVSLIPALFITWNLFTYILSQPIGFGMDLNVSYIIAIGCTVLWFAYFIYQYRKNTTGVSFQLDHAVKLKN, translated from the coding sequence ATGATAACGTTTATTGTTTGTATCGTGTTGTTAATTGTAGGTTATTTTACTTATGGGAAGTATATCGATAAGATGTTTGGGCCGAAATATAATCGACCTACGCCTGCACATGATCAACGTGATAATGTTGATTATGTTCCGATGAAAACATCATCTAATTCTTTAATTCAATTATTGAATATTGCTGGTGTGGGTCCTATTTTTGGTCCAATTATGGGCGCTTTGTATGGACCTGTGGCATTTATTTGGATTGTTGTAGGGTGTATATTTGCAGGCGCTGTGCATGACTATTTAACTGGGATGATTTCGATTCGTAATCGTGGGGCACATTTACCCCAACTTGCCGGGAAATTTTTAGGACAGGCTATGAAACACGTCGTAAATATTTTCACGTTGTTACTTTTATTGCTAACAGGAACAGTATTTGTGACAAGTCCGGCCTTGCTTTTACATAATTTAATGGATGGGCGGATTGCCTTAGGTTTTATTATTTTTGTGATATTTGTGTATTATATTTTATCTACGATATTGCCTATCGATAAAATTATCGGCCGTATTTATCCTATTTTTGGTGCCTTACTTGTCATTAGTGCCTTAGGTGTTGGGATAAGACTGATTCAAACAGGCGCGCCTATTCCAGAATTAACATTACAAAATATGCATCCAGATCAAGCACCAATATTTCCATTGTTGTTTTTTACAATTACTTGCGGTGCATTATCTGGCTTTCATGCGACACAATCACCTATCATTTCGCGTACAACGAATAAAGAAAAGAATGCGCGTGTCATTTTTTATGGCATGATGATTGCAGAAGGGATTATTGCGATGATCTGGGCAGCGGCAGCGATGAGTTTATTTGGAAGTTACGGTGGATTACAAAACGTGCTTGCACAAGGTGAAGCGGCACTTGTGGTAAGTAAAGTATCTACATTGCTATTAGGATCTGTATTTGGAACGGTTGCTATTTTAGGTGTTATTATACTGCCTATTACAAGTGGTGATACCTCATTTAGAAGTGCACGGATGATTATTGCAGATTATATCAATTTAGGACAAAAAGCCATCAGCAAACGTTTTATCGTGGCAGTACCATTGTTTGTTGTCAGTTTCTTACTGACTCAAGTCGATTTTACAGTATTATGGCGTTATTTCTCATGGGCGAATCAAACAACAGCTGCAGTCGCATTATGGGTCGGCACGATGTACTTACTTATTGCTAAGAAAAACTATTGGGTTTCACTCATACCAGCGTTGTTTATCACATGGAATCTTTTCACATACATTTTAAGCCAACCTATTGGTTTTGGAATGGATTTGAACGTAAGCTACATTATAGCGATAGGATGTACGGTATTGTGGTTTGCCTATTTTATATATCAATATCGAAAAAATACAACAGGTGTTTCGTTCCAGTTAGATCATGCGGTGAAATTAAAAAATTAA
- a CDS encoding YceI family protein — MVKYVFDPVHSTLDFSIKHLMVSKVKGTFEKYDVDVTGDFNDLSTVEATVTIDVDSIDTGNKDRDNHLKSADFFNSEENKQIVFKTKKVTEDSVTGDLTIAGQTHEETFDFEFNGVSINPMSGGKVTGFSVSGKINREKYGVDFNQKLETGGVLIGKDVKFEADGEFAIEE, encoded by the coding sequence ATGGTAAAATATGTTTTTGACCCCGTACACAGCACTTTAGATTTCTCAATCAAACACTTAATGGTATCAAAGGTTAAGGGAACTTTTGAAAAATACGATGTAGACGTTACAGGTGATTTCAATGACTTATCAACTGTAGAAGCAACAGTAACGATTGACGTTGATTCCATTGATACTGGTAACAAAGATCGTGACAACCACTTAAAATCAGCGGACTTCTTCAATTCTGAAGAAAACAAACAAATCGTTTTTAAAACGAAAAAAGTAACCGAAGATAGCGTTACTGGGGATTTAACAATTGCAGGACAAACACATGAAGAAACATTCGATTTTGAATTCAATGGTGTTAGTATCAATCCTATGTCAGGTGGTAAAGTAACTGGATTCTCAGTTTCAGGTAAAATCAACCGTGAAAAATACGGTGTTGACTTCAACCAAAAATTAGAAACTGGTGGCGTACTGATTGGTAAAGACGTTAAATTCGAAGCAGACGGAGAATTTGCAATCGAAGAATAA
- a CDS encoding M23 family metallopeptidase produces the protein MKKIAAATIATVGFATFGIMHSDAEAAEQVQSSGYVTTFSQETNDYVTIDAHGNYHHTLDGNWNVSMFENGLYQSFYTDQNGHTHYVYYNQYDTSHNENDDTSSQTDAFIQNQGNYSHQPSNDASNSYRAVQGQWNVNTTDQLGHHQAQSRSTHSQAPAPQGNASASTETSQKGSVSTTDTSNKAAAGWLKKYPKWQPYGQYTTGGAHYGVDYGMPENTPVYSFTDGKVIQSGWSNYGGGNQITIQEANSNNYQWYMHMNQLNVKAGDTVTKGQQIGLSGSTGNSTGPHLHFQRMSGGIGNQYAVNPDNYLANQ, from the coding sequence ATGAAAAAAATAGCAGCTGCAACAATCGCTACAGTTGGGTTTGCAACTTTTGGTATCATGCATAGTGATGCTGAAGCAGCAGAACAAGTTCAGTCATCAGGATATGTAACAACATTTTCTCAGGAAACTAATGATTACGTTACAATAGATGCGCATGGTAACTATCACCATACTTTAGATGGGAATTGGAATGTGTCGATGTTTGAGAATGGGTTATATCAATCATTTTATACTGATCAAAATGGCCATACACACTACGTTTACTACAATCAGTATGATACATCACATAATGAGAATGATGATACTTCAAGTCAAACAGATGCTTTTATTCAAAACCAAGGTAATTACAGTCATCAACCATCCAATGATGCATCTAACTCATATAGAGCAGTGCAAGGTCAGTGGAATGTAAATACAACAGATCAATTGGGGCATCATCAAGCACAATCACGTTCAACGCATAGTCAAGCACCAGCGCCACAAGGAAATGCATCTGCATCAACAGAAACGTCTCAAAAAGGGAGTGTGTCAACTACTGATACCTCAAACAAAGCAGCTGCGGGATGGCTTAAAAAGTATCCGAAATGGCAGCCTTATGGGCAATATACAACAGGTGGGGCACACTACGGGGTAGACTACGGGATGCCTGAAAATACACCTGTTTATTCGTTTACTGATGGTAAAGTGATTCAAAGTGGATGGAGTAATTATGGTGGAGGTAACCAAATTACAATTCAAGAAGCGAACAGTAACAATTATCAATGGTATATGCATATGAATCAATTAAATGTTAAAGCTGGCGATACAGTAACAAAAGGTCAACAAATTGGTTTATCAGGAAGTACGGGTAATTCAACAGGACCTCATCTTCACTTCCAACGCATGTCAGGTGGTATTGGCAACCAATATGCGGTAAATCCAGATAACTATTTGGCTAACCAGTAA
- a CDS encoding MarR family winged helix-turn-helix transcriptional regulator — translation MNRIDTSLKVFIGLKRANDKLDKIVHKDIKSYGLNVTEFAVLELLYNRGEHTIQQIKKRILIASSSTTYVISNLEKKGYIKRRSDAKDKRVSYASLTDKGHSFMEDIFPKHAETIASVFSDLSEEALQDLQKTLKQISITSD, via the coding sequence TTGAATCGTATTGATACTTCATTAAAGGTATTTATCGGATTAAAACGGGCAAATGACAAGTTAGATAAAATCGTTCATAAAGATATCAAATCCTATGGACTGAATGTTACAGAATTTGCAGTACTTGAATTACTTTATAACCGCGGTGAACATACAATTCAACAAATTAAAAAACGCATTTTAATTGCAAGTAGTAGCACGACTTATGTTATATCAAACTTAGAGAAAAAAGGCTATATTAAGCGCAGATCAGATGCTAAAGACAAACGCGTCAGTTACGCATCACTCACAGATAAAGGACACTCCTTTATGGAAGATATCTTTCCTAAACATGCCGAGACAATTGCCTCTGTATTTTCTGATTTATCGGAAGAAGCATTACAAGATTTACAAAAAACTTTGAAACAAATCAGTATAACATCTGATTAA
- a CDS encoding DUF1433 domain-containing protein, translating into MSKKHFLIFISIVFLILIAIAGVYLKMKHDEHEAQKEAYYKQQQERITLYLKYNTKEPNTIKSVHFTDLHKGAMGSVVIKGYINNDPKATFSTLQTPEDHFQFEGDLTTSPPLSDSLNPAHKLKSPDEIKKELERKKKDH; encoded by the coding sequence ATGTCTAAAAAACATTTTCTTATCTTTATTAGTATTGTATTTTTAATTTTAATCGCCATTGCTGGTGTCTATTTGAAAATGAAACATGATGAACATGAAGCACAAAAAGAAGCTTATTACAAACAACAACAAGAACGCATTACCCTTTATCTTAAATACAACACGAAAGAGCCCAATACTATTAAATCCGTTCACTTTACTGACTTACACAAAGGAGCAATGGGGAGTGTCGTTATTAAAGGTTATATTAACAATGACCCTAAAGCTACATTTTCAACACTCCAAACACCAGAAGATCATTTTCAATTTGAAGGAGATTTAACAACAAGCCCGCCTTTAAGTGATTCACTCAACCCTGCTCACAAATTAAAATCTCCTGATGAAATCAAAAAAGAGCTTGAACGAAAAAAGAAAGATCACTAA
- a CDS encoding DUF1433 domain-containing protein, which produces MSKKHILILISIIFLILIAIGGVHFKMKHDEQEKIKQAYYKQQQERITLFLKYNTKEPNTIKSVHFTKLDKTPMGSGVVKGYINNNPKATFTALGKPEKHFQFDGDISVTDSVGNRLKPAHELKSPDEIKKELKQKKKNH; this is translated from the coding sequence ATGTCAAAAAAACACATTCTTATCCTTATTAGTATCATATTTTTAATTTTAATTGCCATTGGCGGTGTCCATTTCAAAATGAAACATGACGAACAAGAAAAAATTAAACAAGCCTACTACAAACAACAACAAGAACGTATCACGCTTTTTCTTAAATACAACACCAAGGAACCAAATACTATCAAATCTGTTCACTTCACTAAACTAGACAAAACCCCTATGGGAAGTGGCGTGGTTAAAGGCTATATCAACAATAACCCTAAAGCTACATTTACAGCACTCGGCAAGCCAGAAAAGCATTTTCAATTTGACGGAGATATCTCAGTTACAGACTCTGTAGGTAACCGATTAAAACCCGCTCATGAGTTGAAGTCCCCCGATGAAATCAAAAAAGAACTTAAACAAAAAAAGAAAAACCACTAA
- a CDS encoding DUF1433 domain-containing protein, producing MSKKHILIFIGIIFLILITIGGIYLKMKHDEQEKIKQDYYKQQQERITLYLKHNTKEPNTIKSVHFKSLKEGPMGDAVIEGYINDNEKDTFVAYGAPEDKFQFDGDMIKSEKLSVLLKNAENRKSPDEIKKELKQSKKDH from the coding sequence ATGTCTAAAAAACATATTCTCATCTTTATTGGTATTATATTTTTAATTTTAATCACCATTGGCGGCATCTATTTAAAAATGAAACATGATGAACAAGAAAAAATTAAACAAGACTACTACAAACAACAACAAGAACGCATAACCCTATATCTTAAACATAACACTAAAGAACCAAATACTATTAAATCCGTTCATTTTAAAAGTTTAAAAGAAGGACCAATGGGCGACGCTGTTATTGAAGGGTATATCAATGACAATGAAAAAGATACCTTTGTTGCTTACGGGGCTCCTGAAGACAAATTTCAATTTGACGGAGATATGATAAAGAGTGAAAAGTTAAGCGTATTACTAAAAAATGCTGAGAATCGAAAATCACCAGATGAAATAAAAAAAGAACTTAAACAAAGTAAGAAAGATCACTAA
- a CDS encoding DUF1433 domain-containing protein — protein sequence MSKKHILILISIIFLILITIGGVYLKMKHDEQEKIKQAYYKEQQERITLYLKYNTKEPNTIKSVHFTNLEESPMGNIFIEGYINNDPKATFSTLNRAEDRFQFQGGLTMSQPIVERIKSAHELKSPDEIKKELQNNKMKNH from the coding sequence ATGTCAAAAAAACACATTCTTATCCTTATTAGTATCATATTTTTAATTTTAATCACCATTGGCGGTGTCTATTTAAAAATGAAACATGATGAACAAGAAAAAATTAAACAAGCTTACTACAAAGAACAACAGGAACGCATTACGCTTTACCTTAAATACAACACGAAAGAACCCAACACCATTAAATCTGTTCACTTCACTAATCTAGAAGAAAGCCCGATGGGAAATATCTTTATTGAAGGCTATATTAACAATGACCCTAAAGCTACATTTTCAACACTTAATAGAGCAGAAGATCGTTTTCAATTTCAAGGAGGATTAACAATGAGCCAACCTATAGTTGAAAGAATAAAATCTGCTCATGAGTTAAAGTCACCTGATGAAATCAAAAAAGAACTTCAAAACAACAAAATGAAAAACCACTAA
- a CDS encoding DUF1433 domain-containing protein: protein MSKKHILIFFSIVFVILITIGGIYFKMKYDEREAQKETYYKQQQERITLFLKYNTKVPNTIKSVHFTKLDKTPMGSSVIEGYINNNPKATFTALGKPEKHFQFDGDISLSNPVDERLKPAHELKSPDEIKKELNNKKSRKHCT, encoded by the coding sequence ATGTCTAAAAAACATATTCTCATCTTTTTCAGCATTGTATTTGTAATTTTAATCACCATTGGCGGCATCTATTTTAAAATGAAATATGATGAACGTGAAGCACAAAAAGAAACTTATTATAAACAACAACAAGAACGTATCACACTTTTTCTTAAATACAACACCAAGGTACCAAATACTATCAAATCTGTTCACTTCACTAAACTAGACAAAACCCCTATGGGAAGTAGTGTTATTGAAGGTTATATCAACAATAATCCCAAAGCTACATTCACAGCACTCGGTAAACCAGAAAAGCATTTTCAATTTGACGGAGATATCTCCCTTAGCAATCCAGTAGATGAGCGTTTAAAACCTGCTCACGAGTTAAAATCCCCTGATGAAATCAAAAAAGAATTGAATAATAAAAAGAGTCGGAAGCATTGTACCTAA